The following coding sequences lie in one Spinacia oleracea cultivar Varoflay chromosome 1, BTI_SOV_V1, whole genome shotgun sequence genomic window:
- the LOC110790477 gene encoding chloride channel protein CLC-b isoform X2 has product MMGLIVLTGANFLLTLSATVLVVFFAPTAAGPGIPEIKAYLNGIDTPNMYGASTLFVKIIGSIGAVSAGLDLGKEGPLVHIGSCIASLLGQGGTDKHRVKWRWYRIMNNDRDRRDLITCGASSGVCAAFRSPVGGVLFALEEVATWWRSAILWRTFFSTAVVVVVLRAFIEFCSSGKCGLFGNGGLIMFDVSNVTVHYNMMDILGVALIGLIGGVLGSLYNYALHKVLRLYSLINERGKLAKILLSLTVSIFTSVCLYGLPFLVGCTKCDPSISKFECSTTGRTGNYKRFNCPKGYYNDLASLLFSTNDDAVRNIFSTNTPGEFHSVSLVIYFVLYCILGLFTFGIAVPSGLFLPIILIGSAYGRLLGIAMGSYTKIDRGLYAVLGAASLMAGSMRMTVSLCVIFLELTNNLLLLPVTMLVLLIAKSVGDCFNPSIYEIILELKGLPFLDANPEPWMRNISVAELADVKPPLISLRGLEKVSRIVDILRNTTHNGFPVIDDDVTVPSSEGTKARELHGLILRAHLVAVLKKKWFLNQPRKTEEWEVRQRFSWVELAERDLDFEQVAISKNEMEMYVDLHPFTNKTPYTVVEDMSVAKAMVLFRQVALRHLLIVPKYQGAGIYPVIGILTRQDLRAHNIQTVFPHIAKTKGREKQK; this is encoded by the exons ATGATGGGGTTGATTGTCTTGACAGGGGCCAACTTCTTATTGACTCTGAGTGCTACCGTGCTAGTTGTTTTCTTTGCTCCTACTGCTGCCGGGCCTGGTATACCTGAAATCAAAGCTTACCTAAATGGTATTGATACCCCCAACATGTACGGAGCATCAACCTTATTTGTCAAG ATTATTGGGAGTATTGGTGCAGTCTCTGCTGGATTAGACCTCGGTAAAGAAGGGCCCTTAGTGCACATTGGATCATGTATTGCATCCTTACTTGGCCAGGGTGGAACAGATAAGCATCGTGTCAAATGGAGGTGGTATCGTATCATGAACAATGACAGGGATCGGAGAGACCTAATCACCTGTGGTGCTTCTTCAGGAGTTTGTGCTGCTTTTAGGTCCCCAGTAGGAGGGGTTCTGTTTGCTCTGGAAGAAGTCGCTACATGGTGGAGGAGTGCTATCCTTTGGAGAACTTTCTTTAGCACTGCAGTTGTGGTTGTAGTTCTCAGGGCTTTCATTGAATTCTGCAGTTCTGGAAAATGTGGCCTTTTTGGCAATGGAGGACTGATCATGTTTGATGTGAGTAATGTTACTGTTCATTACAACATGATGGATATCTTAGGAGTTGCCCTCATAGGACTTATTGGTGGTGTTCTTGGAAGCCTTTACAACTATGCTCTGCACAAAGTTCTCAGACTTTACAGTCTCATTAACGA GAGGGGGAAGTTAGCAAAGATCCTTTTAAGTCTTACAGTCTCAATTTTTACCTCTGTCTGCTTGTATGGCTTGCCGTTCCTTGTGGGTTGCACAAAATGTGATCCATCTATATCAAAATTTGAGTGTTCCACAACTGGAAGGACAGGGAACTACAAGAGATTCAACTGCCCGAAAGGCTATTACAATGACCTAGCCAGCTTACTCTTTTCTACCAACGATGATGCTGTTCGAAACATCTTCTCTACAAATACTCCAGGAGAGTTTCACTCAGTCTCTCTTGTGATCTACTTTGTATTATATTGTATCCTAGGACTCTTTACCTTTGGCATTGCTGTACCTTCTGGACTCTTCTTGCCTATCATTCTCATAGGTTCAGCATATGGGCGTTTGCTGGGCATTGCTATGGGAAGTTACACTAAGATTGATCGGGGGCTTTATGCAGTTCTAGGTGCAGCATCACTCATGGCTGGCTCAATGAGGATGACTGTCTCACTTTGTGTAATTTTCCTTGAACTAACTAACAACCTATTGTTACTCCCCGTAACAATGCTTGTGCTACTCATTGCAAAATCAGTTGGAGATTGCTTTAACCCGAGTATCTATGAGATTATATTAGAGCTTAAAGGCTTACCTTTCTTAGATGCAAACCCGGAACCATGGATGAGAAATATTAGTGTTGCAGAGCTTGCTGATGTGAAGCCTCCATTAATTAGTCTTCGAGGATTGGAGAAGGTATCTCGCATTGTAGATATCTTGAGAAATACTACACATAATGGTTTCCCTGTCATAGATGATGATGTAACAGTCCCGTCAAGTGAAGGGACAAAGGCAAGGGAGTTACATGGTCTAATATTAAGAGCTCACCTTGTAGCTGTGCTTAAGAAAAAGTGGTTTTTAAACCAACCAAGAAAAACAGAAGAATGGGAAGTGAGACAGAGATTTTCATGGGTGGAGTTGGCAGAAAGAGACCTGGACTTTGAACAAGTAGCCATATCAAAGAATGAAATGGAAATGTATGTTGATTTACATCCTTTCACAAACAAAACTCCTTATACCGTGGTAGAGGACATGTCGGTAGCAAAGGCAATGGTATTGTTCAGACAGGTTGCACTTCGCCATTTGCTCATTGTACCAAAATACCAAGGAGCTGGG ATATATCCTGTCATTGGAATCTTAACGAGGCAAGATTTGAGGGCACATAATATTCAGACTGTGTTCCCTCATATAGCAAAGACTAAAGGCAGAGAAAAGCAGAAATGA
- the LOC110790477 gene encoding chloride channel protein CLC-b isoform X1: MEAAGEPQSNDIGSNAIDESISSSELATRLSMEAEAVTNGETDLESLNQPLLKRNRTLSASHLAMVGAKVSHIESLDYEINENDLFKQDWRSRSKVQVLQYVFLKWKLAFLVGLLTGLIATLINLAVENIAGYKLLLVSDYVQEERYMMGLIVLTGANFLLTLSATVLVVFFAPTAAGPGIPEIKAYLNGIDTPNMYGASTLFVKIIGSIGAVSAGLDLGKEGPLVHIGSCIASLLGQGGTDKHRVKWRWYRIMNNDRDRRDLITCGASSGVCAAFRSPVGGVLFALEEVATWWRSAILWRTFFSTAVVVVVLRAFIEFCSSGKCGLFGNGGLIMFDVSNVTVHYNMMDILGVALIGLIGGVLGSLYNYALHKVLRLYSLINERGKLAKILLSLTVSIFTSVCLYGLPFLVGCTKCDPSISKFECSTTGRTGNYKRFNCPKGYYNDLASLLFSTNDDAVRNIFSTNTPGEFHSVSLVIYFVLYCILGLFTFGIAVPSGLFLPIILIGSAYGRLLGIAMGSYTKIDRGLYAVLGAASLMAGSMRMTVSLCVIFLELTNNLLLLPVTMLVLLIAKSVGDCFNPSIYEIILELKGLPFLDANPEPWMRNISVAELADVKPPLISLRGLEKVSRIVDILRNTTHNGFPVIDDDVTVPSSEGTKARELHGLILRAHLVAVLKKKWFLNQPRKTEEWEVRQRFSWVELAERDLDFEQVAISKNEMEMYVDLHPFTNKTPYTVVEDMSVAKAMVLFRQVALRHLLIVPKYQGAGIYPVIGILTRQDLRAHNIQTVFPHIAKTKGREKQK; encoded by the exons ATGGAAGCAGCTGGAGAACCACAATCAAATGACATAGGCTCAAATGCAATAGATGAGTCAATTTCTTCGAGTGAGCTAGCCACCAGACTAAGTATGGAAGCAGAAGCTGTTACAAATGGAGAAACAGACCTTGAAAGTCTAAACCAACCCCTCTTAAAGAGAAACAGAACTCTCTCTGCTAGCCACTTAGCTATGGTTGGAGCAAAGGTTTCCCATATCGAGAGCCTTGATTATGA AATCAATGAAAATGATCTGTTCAAGCAGGACTGGAGAAGTCGGTCTAAAGTTCAAGTATTACAATACGTCTTTTTGAAATGGAAACTTGCATTTCTGGTGGGACTGTTGACTGGTCTTATTGCAACCCTCATAAATCTTGCAGTTGAGAATATTGCTGGATATAAATTGCTTCTAGTGTCTGACTATGTTCAGGAAGAGAG GTATATGATGGGGTTGATTGTCTTGACAGGGGCCAACTTCTTATTGACTCTGAGTGCTACCGTGCTAGTTGTTTTCTTTGCTCCTACTGCTGCCGGGCCTGGTATACCTGAAATCAAAGCTTACCTAAATGGTATTGATACCCCCAACATGTACGGAGCATCAACCTTATTTGTCAAG ATTATTGGGAGTATTGGTGCAGTCTCTGCTGGATTAGACCTCGGTAAAGAAGGGCCCTTAGTGCACATTGGATCATGTATTGCATCCTTACTTGGCCAGGGTGGAACAGATAAGCATCGTGTCAAATGGAGGTGGTATCGTATCATGAACAATGACAGGGATCGGAGAGACCTAATCACCTGTGGTGCTTCTTCAGGAGTTTGTGCTGCTTTTAGGTCCCCAGTAGGAGGGGTTCTGTTTGCTCTGGAAGAAGTCGCTACATGGTGGAGGAGTGCTATCCTTTGGAGAACTTTCTTTAGCACTGCAGTTGTGGTTGTAGTTCTCAGGGCTTTCATTGAATTCTGCAGTTCTGGAAAATGTGGCCTTTTTGGCAATGGAGGACTGATCATGTTTGATGTGAGTAATGTTACTGTTCATTACAACATGATGGATATCTTAGGAGTTGCCCTCATAGGACTTATTGGTGGTGTTCTTGGAAGCCTTTACAACTATGCTCTGCACAAAGTTCTCAGACTTTACAGTCTCATTAACGA GAGGGGGAAGTTAGCAAAGATCCTTTTAAGTCTTACAGTCTCAATTTTTACCTCTGTCTGCTTGTATGGCTTGCCGTTCCTTGTGGGTTGCACAAAATGTGATCCATCTATATCAAAATTTGAGTGTTCCACAACTGGAAGGACAGGGAACTACAAGAGATTCAACTGCCCGAAAGGCTATTACAATGACCTAGCCAGCTTACTCTTTTCTACCAACGATGATGCTGTTCGAAACATCTTCTCTACAAATACTCCAGGAGAGTTTCACTCAGTCTCTCTTGTGATCTACTTTGTATTATATTGTATCCTAGGACTCTTTACCTTTGGCATTGCTGTACCTTCTGGACTCTTCTTGCCTATCATTCTCATAGGTTCAGCATATGGGCGTTTGCTGGGCATTGCTATGGGAAGTTACACTAAGATTGATCGGGGGCTTTATGCAGTTCTAGGTGCAGCATCACTCATGGCTGGCTCAATGAGGATGACTGTCTCACTTTGTGTAATTTTCCTTGAACTAACTAACAACCTATTGTTACTCCCCGTAACAATGCTTGTGCTACTCATTGCAAAATCAGTTGGAGATTGCTTTAACCCGAGTATCTATGAGATTATATTAGAGCTTAAAGGCTTACCTTTCTTAGATGCAAACCCGGAACCATGGATGAGAAATATTAGTGTTGCAGAGCTTGCTGATGTGAAGCCTCCATTAATTAGTCTTCGAGGATTGGAGAAGGTATCTCGCATTGTAGATATCTTGAGAAATACTACACATAATGGTTTCCCTGTCATAGATGATGATGTAACAGTCCCGTCAAGTGAAGGGACAAAGGCAAGGGAGTTACATGGTCTAATATTAAGAGCTCACCTTGTAGCTGTGCTTAAGAAAAAGTGGTTTTTAAACCAACCAAGAAAAACAGAAGAATGGGAAGTGAGACAGAGATTTTCATGGGTGGAGTTGGCAGAAAGAGACCTGGACTTTGAACAAGTAGCCATATCAAAGAATGAAATGGAAATGTATGTTGATTTACATCCTTTCACAAACAAAACTCCTTATACCGTGGTAGAGGACATGTCGGTAGCAAAGGCAATGGTATTGTTCAGACAGGTTGCACTTCGCCATTTGCTCATTGTACCAAAATACCAAGGAGCTGGG ATATATCCTGTCATTGGAATCTTAACGAGGCAAGATTTGAGGGCACATAATATTCAGACTGTGTTCCCTCATATAGCAAAGACTAAAGGCAGAGAAAAGCAGAAATGA
- the LOC110790477 gene encoding chloride channel protein CLC-b isoform X3 — protein sequence MFRKRGANFLLTLSATVLVVFFAPTAAGPGIPEIKAYLNGIDTPNMYGASTLFVKIIGSIGAVSAGLDLGKEGPLVHIGSCIASLLGQGGTDKHRVKWRWYRIMNNDRDRRDLITCGASSGVCAAFRSPVGGVLFALEEVATWWRSAILWRTFFSTAVVVVVLRAFIEFCSSGKCGLFGNGGLIMFDVSNVTVHYNMMDILGVALIGLIGGVLGSLYNYALHKVLRLYSLINERGKLAKILLSLTVSIFTSVCLYGLPFLVGCTKCDPSISKFECSTTGRTGNYKRFNCPKGYYNDLASLLFSTNDDAVRNIFSTNTPGEFHSVSLVIYFVLYCILGLFTFGIAVPSGLFLPIILIGSAYGRLLGIAMGSYTKIDRGLYAVLGAASLMAGSMRMTVSLCVIFLELTNNLLLLPVTMLVLLIAKSVGDCFNPSIYEIILELKGLPFLDANPEPWMRNISVAELADVKPPLISLRGLEKVSRIVDILRNTTHNGFPVIDDDVTVPSSEGTKARELHGLILRAHLVAVLKKKWFLNQPRKTEEWEVRQRFSWVELAERDLDFEQVAISKNEMEMYVDLHPFTNKTPYTVVEDMSVAKAMVLFRQVALRHLLIVPKYQGAGIYPVIGILTRQDLRAHNIQTVFPHIAKTKGREKQK from the exons ATGTTCAGGAAGAGAG GGGCCAACTTCTTATTGACTCTGAGTGCTACCGTGCTAGTTGTTTTCTTTGCTCCTACTGCTGCCGGGCCTGGTATACCTGAAATCAAAGCTTACCTAAATGGTATTGATACCCCCAACATGTACGGAGCATCAACCTTATTTGTCAAG ATTATTGGGAGTATTGGTGCAGTCTCTGCTGGATTAGACCTCGGTAAAGAAGGGCCCTTAGTGCACATTGGATCATGTATTGCATCCTTACTTGGCCAGGGTGGAACAGATAAGCATCGTGTCAAATGGAGGTGGTATCGTATCATGAACAATGACAGGGATCGGAGAGACCTAATCACCTGTGGTGCTTCTTCAGGAGTTTGTGCTGCTTTTAGGTCCCCAGTAGGAGGGGTTCTGTTTGCTCTGGAAGAAGTCGCTACATGGTGGAGGAGTGCTATCCTTTGGAGAACTTTCTTTAGCACTGCAGTTGTGGTTGTAGTTCTCAGGGCTTTCATTGAATTCTGCAGTTCTGGAAAATGTGGCCTTTTTGGCAATGGAGGACTGATCATGTTTGATGTGAGTAATGTTACTGTTCATTACAACATGATGGATATCTTAGGAGTTGCCCTCATAGGACTTATTGGTGGTGTTCTTGGAAGCCTTTACAACTATGCTCTGCACAAAGTTCTCAGACTTTACAGTCTCATTAACGA GAGGGGGAAGTTAGCAAAGATCCTTTTAAGTCTTACAGTCTCAATTTTTACCTCTGTCTGCTTGTATGGCTTGCCGTTCCTTGTGGGTTGCACAAAATGTGATCCATCTATATCAAAATTTGAGTGTTCCACAACTGGAAGGACAGGGAACTACAAGAGATTCAACTGCCCGAAAGGCTATTACAATGACCTAGCCAGCTTACTCTTTTCTACCAACGATGATGCTGTTCGAAACATCTTCTCTACAAATACTCCAGGAGAGTTTCACTCAGTCTCTCTTGTGATCTACTTTGTATTATATTGTATCCTAGGACTCTTTACCTTTGGCATTGCTGTACCTTCTGGACTCTTCTTGCCTATCATTCTCATAGGTTCAGCATATGGGCGTTTGCTGGGCATTGCTATGGGAAGTTACACTAAGATTGATCGGGGGCTTTATGCAGTTCTAGGTGCAGCATCACTCATGGCTGGCTCAATGAGGATGACTGTCTCACTTTGTGTAATTTTCCTTGAACTAACTAACAACCTATTGTTACTCCCCGTAACAATGCTTGTGCTACTCATTGCAAAATCAGTTGGAGATTGCTTTAACCCGAGTATCTATGAGATTATATTAGAGCTTAAAGGCTTACCTTTCTTAGATGCAAACCCGGAACCATGGATGAGAAATATTAGTGTTGCAGAGCTTGCTGATGTGAAGCCTCCATTAATTAGTCTTCGAGGATTGGAGAAGGTATCTCGCATTGTAGATATCTTGAGAAATACTACACATAATGGTTTCCCTGTCATAGATGATGATGTAACAGTCCCGTCAAGTGAAGGGACAAAGGCAAGGGAGTTACATGGTCTAATATTAAGAGCTCACCTTGTAGCTGTGCTTAAGAAAAAGTGGTTTTTAAACCAACCAAGAAAAACAGAAGAATGGGAAGTGAGACAGAGATTTTCATGGGTGGAGTTGGCAGAAAGAGACCTGGACTTTGAACAAGTAGCCATATCAAAGAATGAAATGGAAATGTATGTTGATTTACATCCTTTCACAAACAAAACTCCTTATACCGTGGTAGAGGACATGTCGGTAGCAAAGGCAATGGTATTGTTCAGACAGGTTGCACTTCGCCATTTGCTCATTGTACCAAAATACCAAGGAGCTGGG ATATATCCTGTCATTGGAATCTTAACGAGGCAAGATTTGAGGGCACATAATATTCAGACTGTGTTCCCTCATATAGCAAAGACTAAAGGCAGAGAAAAGCAGAAATGA